GGGCCGACGCGGGCTCGCTCTACCTCGCCCACATGCTCCGCACGAGCGGGGCCGACCGCGCGACCTACGCCCAACTCGCCGCCGAGGCCTACGAGCAGTCGCTCGCCATCGACTCCACCGACCTCGACGTGAAGACGGACCTCGCGACGGCCTACCTCAACGACCAGCAGAACCCCATGCAGGCCGTGGCGACGGTGAAGGAGGTGCTCACGACGGACCCGAACCACGTCCGCGCCAACTTCAACTACGGGCTGATGCTCGCGCAGATCAACCGGGTCGATCAGGCCATCGAGCAGTTCCAGAAGGTCATCGGGCTGACGGAGCACGACGATCCGGTGCACCAGCGCGCGGAGCAGGAACTGACGCGGATGCAGTCGGGGCAGGGCGGCACGGCGAGCGGGTAAGCGGTGGCGCGCACCCGGTCCGTCGCCGCCCGGCAGATTCGCCGCCGGCTCCTCATCTTGGGGTCGCTGCTGCTCGCGCTCTTCGCCCTCCTCTACGCCTCGACGCTGTTCCCGAGCGAGGGGTCGGAAGAGCTGACGGTCTTCGCCGCCGCCTCGCTCACGGACGTGATGGGCGCGCTCGAAGCCGAGTTCGAAGCGGCCTACCCCGACGTGGACCTCGTCGTCAGCACGGGCGCGTCGTCGGTGCTGGCTCGGCAGATCGAGCAGGACGCTCCGGCCGACGTGTTCTTCTCGGCGAGCCCGGTGTGGATGACCTACCTCGCCGAGCGGGGCCTGCTCCGCTACCCGGCGCGTGACATCGTCAGCAACGGGCTCGTCGTGATCGGGGCGGCGAGCGAGCCGTCACTCGGCGGCCTCGGCGGCCTGCTGCGGTTCGAGCGGA
This genomic interval from Rhodothermales bacterium contains the following:
- the modA gene encoding molybdate ABC transporter substrate-binding protein, which gives rise to MARTRSVAARQIRRRLLILGSLLLALFALLYASTLFPSEGSEELTVFAAASLTDVMGALEAEFEAAYPDVDLVVSTGASSVLARQIEQDAPADVFFSASPVWMTYLAERGLLRYPARDIVSNGLVVIGAASEPSLGGLGGLLRFERIALADPESVPAGEYAREGLERAGLWDAVADRVVPTLDVRAAVAAVQTGAVPVAIVYATDVRGAADVRVLLSWPESIQPRIRYLVAVPRRTQHANRALEFVEFVQQSERIAVWRRYGFVPLAEPVLP